One segment of Pseudomonas sp. FP2196 DNA contains the following:
- a CDS encoding outer membrane lipoprotein carrier protein LolA, producing the protein MNLMSKSLGALALLAVSTLAHAFDLQQLSQQLAKPDVIHGQFIQEKHLRALPQPLISKGSFVLAKNHGLLWLLKTPLQQDYRISAKGIARRDGNGWQLLPNKSAGAEQNRLFLAVLQGDSSGLQRDFELALSGDAQKWKLTLTPRSMLLKQVFNQINIDGGELVQSIELLETQGDSTVLRMQDSSAGQPLSDAEQHDFAE; encoded by the coding sequence ATGAACCTGATGTCCAAAAGTCTTGGCGCTCTGGCGCTGCTGGCCGTATCGACGCTGGCCCACGCTTTCGACCTGCAACAGCTCAGCCAACAACTGGCGAAACCGGATGTGATCCACGGCCAGTTCATCCAGGAAAAACACCTGCGCGCCCTGCCCCAGCCGCTGATCAGCAAGGGCAGTTTCGTCCTCGCGAAAAATCACGGCTTGCTCTGGCTGCTGAAAACGCCGCTGCAACAGGATTACCGCATCAGTGCCAAAGGCATTGCCCGGCGTGACGGCAACGGCTGGCAATTGCTGCCGAACAAGAGCGCCGGGGCCGAGCAGAACCGTTTGTTCCTCGCCGTATTGCAAGGCGACAGCAGTGGCCTGCAACGGGATTTCGAACTGGCCCTGAGCGGCGATGCGCAGAAATGGAAGCTGACCCTGACCCCGCGCTCGATGCTGCTCAAGCAAGTGTTCAACCAGATCAACATCGATGGCGGCGAACTGGTGCAAAGCATCGAACTGCTGGAAACCCAAGGCGACAGCACCGTGCTGCGCATGCAGGACAGCAGCGCTGGCCAACCGTTGAGCGATGCGGAGCAACATGACTTTGCTGAGTGA
- a CDS encoding thioesterase family protein produces the protein MRSAGVLHADTEILVPFFDVDTMHVVWHGHYVKYLEVARCALLDKIGHNYTHMVESGYAWPIIDLQLRYVRGAVFGQKLNVRASLVEWENRLKINYLITDLQTGERLTRASSVQVAVEVSSREMQLASPKIFTDAVERMLR, from the coding sequence ATGCGTAGTGCCGGAGTGCTTCACGCCGATACGGAAATCCTCGTGCCGTTCTTTGACGTCGACACGATGCACGTGGTCTGGCACGGCCATTACGTCAAATACCTGGAAGTGGCGCGTTGCGCGCTGCTGGACAAGATCGGACACAACTACACGCACATGGTCGAGTCCGGTTACGCCTGGCCGATCATCGATCTGCAACTGCGCTACGTGCGCGGCGCAGTGTTCGGCCAGAAGCTGAACGTTCGCGCCAGTCTGGTCGAGTGGGAAAACCGCCTGAAGATCAACTATCTGATCACCGACCTGCAAACCGGCGAGCGCTTGACCCGCGCAAGCTCCGTGCAGGTGGCAGTCGAAGTGAGCAGCCGCGAGATGCAACTGGCTTCGCCGAAAATCTTCACCGATGCCGTGGAAAGGATGCTGCGATGA
- the hutH gene encoding histidine ammonia-lyase, whose product MTTPTHEPVTFGERPLRIEDVLALANRQAPVQLQSDAAYRERIAKGARFLDSLLDKEGVIYGVTTGYGDSCVVAVPLHHVEALPRHLYTFHGCGLGKLLDAQATRAVLAARLQSLCHGVSGVRVELLERLHAFLEHDILPLIPEEGSVGASGDLTPLSYVAATLSGEREVMFRGERRQAADVHRELGWTPLVLRPKEALALMNGTAVMTGLACLAYARADYLLQLATRITALNVVALQGNPEHFDERLFAAKPHPGQMQVAAWLRKDLAIDAPTAPLHRLQDRYSLRCAPHVLGVLADSLNWLRSFIETELNSANDNPIIDAEAERVLHGGHFYGGHIAFAMDSLKNLVANVADLLDRQLALLVDERYNHGLPSNLSGASADRAMLNHGFKAVQIGTSAWTAEALKNTMPASVFSRSTECHNQDKVSMGTIAARDAIRVLELTEQVAAATLLAANQGVWLRGRDQDARPLPPALAAMHEELAQDFPPVIEDRALEGELRLCLQRIAAQHWRLHA is encoded by the coding sequence ATGACGACGCCAACCCATGAGCCGGTAACCTTCGGCGAACGCCCTTTGCGCATCGAAGACGTGCTGGCCCTGGCCAACCGTCAGGCGCCCGTGCAATTGCAGAGCGACGCAGCGTACCGCGAACGCATCGCCAAGGGCGCGCGGTTCCTCGATTCGTTGCTGGACAAGGAAGGCGTGATCTACGGCGTGACCACCGGTTACGGCGACTCCTGCGTGGTCGCGGTGCCGCTGCATCACGTCGAGGCGCTGCCCCGTCACCTCTACACGTTCCACGGTTGCGGCCTCGGCAAACTGCTCGACGCCCAGGCCACCCGCGCGGTGCTGGCGGCACGTTTGCAGTCGCTGTGCCACGGCGTGTCCGGGGTACGCGTGGAACTGCTGGAGCGTCTGCACGCCTTTCTCGAACACGACATCCTGCCGCTGATCCCGGAAGAAGGTTCGGTCGGCGCCAGCGGCGATCTGACACCGCTGTCGTATGTCGCCGCGACGCTGTCCGGCGAACGCGAAGTGATGTTCCGTGGCGAGCGTCGTCAGGCTGCCGATGTGCATCGCGAGTTGGGCTGGACGCCATTGGTGCTGCGCCCGAAAGAAGCGCTGGCATTGATGAACGGCACCGCCGTAATGACTGGCCTCGCCTGCCTCGCCTACGCCCGCGCCGATTATCTGCTGCAACTGGCCACGCGCATCACCGCGCTCAATGTCGTAGCGCTGCAAGGCAACCCGGAACACTTCGACGAACGCCTGTTCGCCGCCAAACCGCATCCGGGGCAAATGCAGGTCGCCGCGTGGCTGCGCAAGGATCTGGCAATCGACGCGCCGACTGCGCCGCTGCATCGCTTGCAGGATCGCTACTCGCTGCGCTGCGCCCCGCATGTGCTCGGCGTGCTGGCCGACAGCCTGAACTGGCTGCGCTCGTTCATCGAAACCGAACTCAACAGTGCCAACGACAACCCGATCATCGACGCCGAAGCCGAACGTGTTTTGCACGGTGGGCACTTCTACGGCGGGCACATCGCGTTTGCCATGGACAGCCTGAAAAACCTCGTGGCCAACGTCGCCGACCTGCTTGATCGTCAACTCGCATTGCTGGTGGATGAGCGTTACAACCACGGTTTGCCGAGCAACCTGTCTGGCGCCAGCGCTGATCGGGCGATGCTCAACCACGGCTTCAAGGCCGTGCAGATCGGCACCAGCGCCTGGACCGCCGAGGCGTTGAAAAACACCATGCCAGCCAGCGTCTTCTCGCGCTCCACCGAGTGCCACAACCAGGACAAGGTGAGCATGGGCACCATCGCCGCCCGCGATGCGATCCGCGTGCTGGAGCTGACCGAACAAGTCGCCGCTGCCACACTGCTCGCCGCCAATCAAGGCGTGTGGCTGCGGGGTCGCGATCAAGACGCCCGACCACTGCCGCCAGCACTGGCGGCCATGCACGAAGAACTGGCCCAGGACTTCCCGCCGGTCATCGAAGACCGTGCGCTGGAAGGCGAGCTGCGCCTGTGTCTGCAACGCATCGCCGCGCAACACTGGAGGCTGCATGCGTAG
- a CDS encoding glycosyl transferase, producing the protein MTVETDKKHWADREERGSFLLMKFTAFAAKVLGRRLLSPLLYGIVLYFFLFGRTARRSAWQYQQRLADWSKREDLRPSHWRVFGQFMAFADSMLDKLDVWNGKLRIEQIEIIDPALLRNQLRGSRGQLLVGAHLGNLEVCRALAEIGEKVTMNVLVHTKHAEQFNRLLGEAGATNLRLIQVSELDPVIMLQLHERLERGEWLAIAGDRVPLHGGRSVSVDFLGHPAPFPQGPWLLAGLLKCPVNLLMCLKQPDGHYRLTLEPFADAVVWTRREREQVIHQWATRYAQRLSHYCLEAPQQWFNFYPFWKTDDDANP; encoded by the coding sequence ATGACCGTCGAGACCGACAAAAAGCACTGGGCCGACCGCGAAGAGCGCGGCAGTTTCCTGCTGATGAAATTCACCGCGTTCGCTGCCAAAGTCCTTGGCCGGCGTCTGCTGAGTCCATTGCTGTACGGCATCGTCCTGTACTTTTTCCTGTTCGGCCGCACCGCGCGGCGCAGTGCCTGGCAGTACCAACAGCGCCTCGCTGACTGGAGCAAACGCGAAGACTTGCGTCCGAGTCATTGGCGGGTATTCGGCCAGTTCATGGCGTTCGCCGATTCGATGCTCGACAAGCTCGATGTGTGGAACGGCAAGCTGCGTATCGAGCAGATCGAAATCATCGATCCGGCGCTGCTGCGCAATCAACTGCGCGGCAGTCGCGGGCAACTGCTGGTCGGCGCGCATCTGGGCAATCTCGAAGTGTGCCGGGCGCTGGCGGAGATCGGCGAAAAGGTCACGATGAATGTGCTGGTGCACACCAAGCACGCCGAGCAATTCAACCGCCTGCTGGGCGAGGCCGGGGCGACCAATCTGCGCCTGATTCAGGTCAGCGAACTCGACCCGGTGATCATGCTGCAACTGCACGAACGCCTGGAGCGCGGCGAGTGGCTGGCGATTGCCGGCGACCGCGTGCCACTGCACGGCGGGCGTAGTGTCAGCGTGGACTTTCTCGGCCACCCGGCGCCGTTCCCGCAAGGCCCGTGGCTACTCGCCGGCCTGCTGAAATGCCCGGTCAATCTGCTCATGTGCCTCAAGCAGCCGGACGGCCACTATCGCCTGACCCTCGAACCCTTCGCCGACGCCGTGGTGTGGACACGCCGCGAGCGCGAGCAGGTCATTCATCAGTGGGCCACTCGCTATGCGCAGCGCCTGAGTCACTATTGCCTCGAAGCACCGCAGCAATGGTTCAACTTTTACCCTTTCTGGAAGACCGATGACGACGCCAACCCATGA
- a CDS encoding glycosyltransferase family 2 protein, whose product MHNPCAVIPVYNHETAIGTVVDALLAQSLPCILVDDASTQSCARVLDGLAERDNVFLVRLTANQGKGGAVMTGLREASRLGFSHALQVDADGQHDLHDVARFVEESRAHPEAMICGYPLFDESVPKGRLYARYLTHVMVWINTLSLQIRDSMCGFRVYPLAPTLAVIDSAKVGKRMDFDSDILVRLSWRNQPMRWLQTSVHYPLDGVSHFRLFHDNALISSMHTRLFFGMLLRLPVILWRRWRT is encoded by the coding sequence ATGCATAACCCCTGCGCGGTGATCCCGGTCTACAACCATGAAACAGCCATCGGCACCGTGGTCGATGCGCTGCTCGCGCAAAGTCTGCCGTGCATTCTGGTGGACGACGCCAGCACACAATCCTGCGCGCGCGTGCTCGATGGTCTGGCCGAGCGCGACAACGTGTTTCTGGTGCGGCTGACCGCCAATCAGGGCAAGGGCGGCGCGGTGATGACCGGTCTGCGCGAAGCCTCGCGGCTGGGTTTCAGCCATGCCTTGCAGGTCGACGCCGATGGTCAGCACGACTTGCACGACGTCGCCCGTTTCGTCGAGGAGTCCCGCGCCCATCCTGAAGCGATGATCTGCGGTTATCCGCTGTTCGATGAGAGCGTGCCGAAAGGCCGTTTGTACGCGCGTTACCTGACCCACGTGATGGTGTGGATCAACACGCTGTCGTTGCAAATTCGCGATTCGATGTGTGGTTTTCGCGTCTATCCGCTGGCGCCGACCTTGGCCGTGATCGACTCGGCCAAAGTCGGCAAACGCATGGATTTCGACTCCGACATTCTGGTGCGCCTGTCATGGCGCAATCAGCCGATGCGCTGGCTGCAAACCAGCGTGCATTACCCGCTCGATGGCGTGTCACACTTCCGGCTGTTCCACGACAACGCGCTCATTTCGAGCATGCACACACGGCTGTTCTTCGGCATGTTGCTGCGCCTGCCCGTCATCCTCTGGCGACGGTGGCGCACATGA
- a CDS encoding acyl-CoA synthetase family protein, whose translation MNWIKLEQLLLKALPARAISHAPALDHAQLCEQALSVAAGLQAQGVRRLAVHLEDAAELAIGLLGAWRAGVSVLLPSDLQAQTRQRWSGEVDLWLTDQTGDSRLADFHEPALTGAELNLDECRLSLCTSGSSGEPKRIDKTLRQLANEVEALEQLWGADLGEACIIGSVATQHIYGLLFRVLWPLCAGRTFVRKQLAFPEDLQRASREHSIFAWVASPALLKRMGDNLDWPALSAVRRVFSSGGALPAEAAQSLHQRLQQWPTEILGSSETGGIAWRQGETLWQPFAGVELSQNADGALLIASPYLPAGHVEHTADAARIAADGRFELLGRLDRIVKLEEKRISLPMLEQALVAHDWVAEARLGVVQENRAVLGALLVLSDEGLFALREHGRRSLTEALRKHLSQHCEALALPRRWRLVRQLPLNSQGKLPQADIEALLLASRPKAPEVLEQVESDGEWSLQLSVPPDLAYFSGHFPKAPVLPGVVQVEWALNLGRQLLNLNGAFVGMEVLKFQQLVRPGDEVQLHLRFDPERGKLYFAYRNDTATCSSGRILLGVEQ comes from the coding sequence ATGAACTGGATAAAACTTGAGCAGCTGTTGCTCAAGGCCCTGCCGGCGCGGGCGATCAGCCACGCGCCGGCACTCGATCACGCGCAACTGTGCGAGCAGGCGTTGAGCGTTGCCGCCGGCCTGCAAGCCCAAGGTGTGCGGCGTCTGGCTGTGCATCTGGAAGATGCCGCCGAACTGGCCATCGGCTTGCTCGGTGCGTGGCGCGCAGGCGTCAGCGTATTGCTGCCCTCGGATCTGCAAGCGCAGACCCGCCAGCGCTGGTCGGGTGAAGTCGATCTGTGGCTGACCGATCAGACCGGTGACAGCCGCTTGGCTGACTTCCATGAGCCTGCATTAACGGGCGCCGAGCTGAATCTCGACGAGTGCCGCTTGAGCCTGTGCACTTCCGGCTCCAGCGGTGAACCCAAGCGCATCGACAAGACCCTGCGCCAATTGGCCAATGAGGTCGAAGCGCTGGAACAGCTGTGGGGCGCGGATCTGGGTGAGGCCTGCATCATCGGCAGTGTTGCCACCCAACACATCTACGGTTTGCTGTTCCGCGTGCTATGGCCGCTGTGCGCCGGGCGGACGTTCGTGCGCAAGCAACTGGCCTTCCCCGAGGACTTGCAGCGCGCCAGTCGCGAGCATTCCATCTTCGCCTGGGTCGCCAGTCCTGCGCTGCTCAAGCGCATGGGCGACAACCTCGACTGGCCTGCCCTGAGTGCAGTGCGTCGGGTGTTTTCCTCCGGTGGCGCGTTGCCGGCCGAAGCCGCGCAAAGCCTGCATCAGCGTTTGCAGCAATGGCCAACGGAAATCCTCGGCAGCTCGGAAACCGGCGGCATTGCCTGGCGTCAGGGCGAAACCCTGTGGCAGCCGTTCGCCGGTGTCGAGCTGAGCCAGAACGCTGACGGCGCCCTGCTGATTGCCTCACCTTATTTGCCTGCCGGGCATGTCGAACACACCGCCGATGCCGCGCGCATAGCCGCCGATGGTCGTTTCGAACTGCTGGGGCGGCTGGACCGGATCGTCAAACTCGAAGAAAAGCGCATTTCCCTGCCGATGCTGGAACAAGCGCTGGTCGCCCACGATTGGGTCGCCGAAGCGCGTCTCGGTGTGGTGCAGGAAAATCGTGCCGTCCTCGGCGCATTGCTTGTGCTCAGTGACGAAGGCCTGTTTGCCTTACGCGAACACGGCCGCCGTAGCCTGACCGAAGCCCTGCGCAAACACTTGAGTCAGCATTGCGAAGCCCTGGCCCTGCCCCGTCGCTGGCGTCTGGTGCGGCAACTGCCGTTGAACAGCCAAGGGAAACTGCCCCAGGCCGACATCGAAGCGCTGCTGCTCGCCTCCCGACCGAAAGCCCCCGAAGTGCTGGAGCAAGTCGAATCCGACGGAGAATGGAGCCTGCAACTCAGTGTTCCGCCGGATCTGGCCTACTTCAGCGGGCACTTCCCCAAAGCCCCGGTGCTGCCCGGCGTGGTGCAAGTCGAATGGGCACTGAACCTCGGCCGCCAACTGCTGAACCTGAACGGCGCGTTCGTCGGCATGGAAGTGCTGAAATTCCAGCAACTGGTGCGCCCCGGCGACGAAGTCCAACTGCATCTGCGTTTTGATCCTGAACGCGGCAAATTGTATTTCGCTTACCGTAATGACACGGCAACTTGCTCCAGTGGACGGATTCTTTTGGGTGTAGAGCAATGA